From Verrucomicrobia bacterium S94, the proteins below share one genomic window:
- the priA gene encoding primosomal protein N' — translation MAHIAKVVVEISLDREFDYTIPAHLQSVIRIGAQVTVPFNGRELRGFVVGLANHSAFADKLKAISGVVGDKPLIPDEIMKLAYWIADYYCAPIEQAVRTVLPSAVRKHGARHKKQRFVSLTGQVPERITALQDAVFQTLEQHGSLSVSELCERAGCTESPIRTLEKKGLVTISEEIVQRDPHAGMELLRTEPFDLMPEQKTALDKICASMDLEKPKPVLLHGVTGSGKTEVYLQALQHALDKGQGAIVLVPEISLTPQTVDRFRARFGDCVAVLHSSLSDGERHDEWHRIRDGKAQIAIGARSALFAPVENVGLIVVDEEHEPTYKQDESPRYNARDVAVMRGHLENCCVVLGSATPALESFANVKNGRYELAEMLQRVDDRSMPLMRVVDMRIEAEKEGRPTIFSSELVQGIYDRLNQGEQVILFLNRRGFSSSIQCEVCGYVAECTECSISMTYHKRAGKLMCHICGREEKVPGRCPNCGDLNFKYSGMGTQKIEEILEKLCPNARVARMDSDTMRKKDSYRTVLDKFKTGKLDILLGTQMIAKGLDFPNVTLVGVLYADMSLQVPDFRAGERTFQLLTQVAGRAGRGEKAGEVIVQAYTPHHPAIQAARSLDYEGFCSQDLEFRRELGYPPFSHLVLLTFKGESEIDVMSAADQFFKSLEPILPESVNAVPPMPAPLAKAKGHWRYQIMLRCEHTVKMTKPIRYVQSRMRLPKGVAVSIDVDALSLL, via the coding sequence ATGGCACATATTGCAAAAGTAGTGGTTGAAATTTCGCTTGACCGGGAATTTGATTACACGATTCCAGCGCATCTGCAGTCGGTGATCAGGATCGGGGCGCAGGTTACGGTTCCGTTTAACGGACGGGAACTGCGCGGATTTGTGGTCGGTCTGGCCAACCATTCGGCATTTGCAGACAAGCTGAAGGCGATCAGCGGCGTGGTTGGGGACAAACCGCTGATTCCTGATGAAATTATGAAGCTCGCCTATTGGATTGCCGACTACTACTGCGCGCCTATCGAACAGGCTGTCCGTACCGTGCTGCCCAGTGCTGTCCGGAAACACGGTGCGCGGCATAAAAAACAGCGTTTTGTTTCTTTGACAGGGCAGGTGCCCGAGCGGATTACTGCGCTTCAGGATGCGGTGTTTCAGACGCTGGAACAGCATGGGAGTCTGTCGGTTTCGGAATTGTGTGAACGGGCCGGCTGCACGGAATCGCCGATCAGGACATTGGAAAAAAAGGGGCTGGTTACGATTTCGGAAGAGATCGTCCAGCGTGATCCGCATGCCGGAATGGAGCTGCTGCGCACAGAGCCGTTTGACCTGATGCCGGAGCAGAAGACGGCGCTGGACAAAATCTGTGCGTCAATGGATCTGGAAAAGCCGAAACCGGTCCTGCTGCACGGTGTGACGGGCAGCGGTAAAACCGAGGTTTATCTGCAGGCACTGCAGCATGCGCTGGATAAAGGGCAGGGTGCCATTGTGCTGGTGCCTGAAATATCGCTGACGCCGCAAACTGTGGATCGGTTCCGGGCTCGCTTCGGCGATTGTGTGGCGGTGCTGCATTCAAGTTTGTCGGATGGCGAGCGGCATGATGAATGGCATCGGATCCGCGACGGCAAGGCGCAGATTGCCATCGGTGCGCGGTCGGCACTTTTTGCTCCGGTGGAGAATGTCGGCCTGATTGTCGTGGATGAGGAGCACGAACCGACGTATAAGCAGGATGAATCGCCGCGCTATAATGCACGCGATGTGGCGGTAATGCGCGGCCATCTGGAGAACTGCTGTGTGGTGCTGGGTTCGGCGACTCCTGCGCTCGAATCGTTTGCGAATGTAAAGAACGGCCGGTATGAGCTGGCGGAAATGCTGCAGCGTGTGGATGACCGGTCGATGCCGCTGATGCGCGTGGTCGATATGCGGATTGAGGCGGAGAAAGAGGGGCGCCCTACGATTTTTTCATCGGAGTTGGTGCAGGGGATTTATGACCGGCTGAATCAGGGCGAGCAGGTGATTCTCTTTCTGAACCGCCGCGGTTTTTCTTCGTCGATCCAGTGTGAAGTGTGCGGCTATGTGGCGGAGTGCACGGAGTGCAGTATTTCGATGACCTATCATAAGCGGGCCGGCAAACTGATGTGTCATATCTGCGGCCGGGAGGAAAAGGTACCGGGCCGTTGTCCGAACTGCGGAGACCTCAATTTCAAGTATTCCGGGATGGGCACGCAGAAAATAGAAGAGATTCTTGAAAAACTGTGTCCGAACGCACGGGTGGCACGCATGGATTCCGATACGATGCGCAAAAAGGATTCCTACCGTACCGTGCTGGATAAGTTTAAGACCGGAAAACTCGATATTCTGCTGGGGACGCAGATGATTGCCAAGGGGCTGGATTTTCCGAATGTTACGCTGGTGGGGGTTTTATATGCGGATATGTCGCTGCAGGTGCCGGATTTCCGGGCGGGTGAGCGGACCTTCCAACTGCTGACGCAGGTGGCCGGGCGGGCCGGGCGCGGCGAAAAAGCCGGAGAGGTGATTGTGCAGGCGTATACTCCACACCATCCGGCGATTCAGGCGGCACGGAGTCTGGACTATGAGGGTTTCTGTTCGCAGGATCTCGAATTCCGCCGTGAGCTGGGTTATCCACCGTTTTCGCATCTGGTGCTGCTCACGTTTAAAGGCGAGTCGGAAATCGATGTGATGTCGGCGGCGGATCAGTTTTTTAAATCATTGGAGCCGATCCTTCCGGAGTCGGTTAATGCGGTTCCGCCGATGCCGGCACCGCTGGCGAAGGCTAAGGGGCACTGGCGCTACCAGATTATGCTGCGCTGCGAGCATACCGTGAAAATGACCAAGCCGATCCGCTATGTGCAAAGCCGGATGCGTTTGCCGAAAGGGGTGGCAGTGAGTATCGATGTGGATGCGCTGTCACTGCTGTAG
- a CDS encoding sugar kinase: protein MLFNTEKNMTKPAVDLIIVGSIGIDDIETPAEKRKGLLGGSVSYACAAASFFSHTGMVGVVGTDFPREFRDTWSNMNIDLEGLQTVEGKTFSWGGKYHDNMDSRDTLFTDLGVFETFSPELPESYKEAPYLFLGNIHPALQLHVLEQVKKPEFVLIDTMDLWINIAKDDLEKVISKCTMLTLNEYEAQLFTGEHALTQAAKKLFDLGTEYVLIKKGGNGSMLFTKEDTFLLHAYPLDSFKDPTGAGDTFAGGLMGALCASGKTDKESIRQAMVYGSITASFGVEKFSLERLIELDRDQIEIRVAEFKEMCRI, encoded by the coding sequence ATGCTATTTAATACGGAGAAAAATATGACCAAACCCGCTGTTGACCTCATCATCGTCGGTTCAATCGGAATCGATGACATCGAAACCCCCGCAGAAAAACGTAAAGGCCTCCTCGGCGGCTCTGTCAGCTATGCCTGTGCTGCCGCCTCTTTCTTTTCCCATACCGGAATGGTCGGTGTGGTCGGCACTGATTTTCCCCGGGAATTCCGCGATACCTGGAGTAACATGAATATCGATCTCGAAGGGCTCCAGACTGTCGAAGGTAAAACCTTCAGCTGGGGCGGAAAATACCATGATAACATGGACAGCCGCGACACGCTCTTCACCGATCTTGGCGTTTTTGAAACCTTCTCCCCCGAACTGCCGGAAAGTTACAAAGAAGCCCCCTACCTCTTTCTCGGCAATATTCACCCCGCCCTGCAGCTCCACGTACTCGAACAGGTCAAAAAACCCGAATTTGTACTGATCGACACCATGGATCTGTGGATCAACATTGCCAAAGACGATCTCGAAAAAGTCATCAGCAAATGCACCATGCTGACCCTCAATGAGTATGAAGCGCAGCTTTTCACCGGAGAACACGCACTGACGCAGGCGGCTAAAAAGCTGTTCGATTTAGGCACTGAATACGTACTCATCAAAAAGGGCGGAAACGGATCCATGCTCTTCACAAAAGAGGATACATTCCTGTTGCACGCCTATCCCCTCGACAGCTTCAAGGATCCCACCGGAGCGGGTGACACCTTCGCCGGCGGACTGATGGGCGCCCTCTGCGCTTCTGGAAAAACCGACAAGGAAAGTATACGCCAGGCCATGGTATACGGCAGTATCACCGCCTCCTTCGGTGTCGAAAAATTCAGCCTGGAACGGCTCATCGAACTCGACCGCGATCAGATCGAAATCCGCGTTGCGGAGTTCAAAGAGATGTGCAGAATATAA